GCAAATGCGCGCCTCATGAGAAGGAAGCCTCTTCAATTTCACCTAGAGCTTGCAGGTACTGTTCGTCCGAAAGCGGCAGATAATGCCATGCCACCTTACCTTCCATAAAGGATACACCTTTACCGCACACTGTCTTGCAAATGACAACCTTGGGTTTGCCCAGTGCAGTATCCAGGCTGGCAAAAACCTCTCTGAGACAAGTCGTGTCATGGCCGTCTGTCACATGAACTTCCCAGCCGAAAGCATCCCATTTTTCAGCGAGCGGCTGCAGATCCAGCACATCTTTCGTCTTACCGAGCGCTTGCTGCCCGTTATCGTCAACAATCGCAACAAGGTTCGAGAGCTTCTGGTGTGCTGCAAACATGACCGTTTCCCACAGCGCTCCTTCATTGCATTCAGCGTCGCTCACAAGAACGAAGGTTCGATAATCGAAACGTTTCATGCGCGCGGCCAAAGCTGTTCCAGCTCCGATGCTCAATCCGTGTCCCAGCGATCCGGTGGAAAAATCGATACCTCGAAGACGATGTTCTGGATGAACGCCCAACATACTGCCGTCTTTGCAGTACGTTTGAATCTGGCCCTCAGTGAGAACACCTTCAAGATGAAGAGCGGCATACAAAGCGAGCGCGGCGTGACCTTTGGAAAGAATGAACCGGTCTCGTAACGGATCGTCCGTGCCGATAAGGCGCAGCTCGTTTCCGAAGAGCACAGCGATAATATCTGCTATGGAGAGGGCAGAGCCTATGTGCCCTACATTGGCTCTCTTGGATTCTTCAATAATTATCTTCCGTATCTGCTTCGCTGTTGATACGAGACCGCCTTCCGCCACAATATGAGCTGCCGGTTGATTCACTTTATCTCGATCTTTCGCAGGACTTTCCACTGAGAGGAACTTTCAAGGCATCTACTTGGGTTTGACTTGTTGGCACTCGGAAATCATTGCCGACGAAGATTATCTGACCGGAGCGCCTCAGTCAAGTTCGTTGCTCGATTCCTCAGAAGAAGACCTGGCAAACCATCAAGATCTGTTTTCTCTCAATTTTTCTTACTTAATCTTGTGAGACTCTGCATTGCCAAAAAAAATCATGCATCTACGTTATTGCGGTTGTGATGATTTCGTGGTAGAGACTCAGCAGAACCTCGAGAAAGGAGCGTACTCCATGCTGAAAAAAACCCTGGCAATTTTGGGAGTTCTCGCGTTTGTGCTGGTCTCTTCACTGGGATTTGCTGCCGAGAAAAAATGGTATGTTACGAAAGACAAGAATAATGTCTGTTATGTCAAGCAGGTAGCCAATCCGAAAAATCCTGTAGCAGGTCCTTTTGACAAAAAGGCCGACGCCCAGAAAGCCAAAACAGAGAAATGCCCTAAGAAATCCAAATCTTAGTTCATGCTGAGAATTCTGTACCGGTTTAAAGATAGCCAAGATCGATCAGGCGTTTCTTTACGATTTCTTCTTCTTCAGAAGTAAACCCCTCCTGCCGAAAATTCGTGTTCGCCATGGAGGGGATTTTCTTACTATGGCAGTTCGATGTGCCCGGATTCGGGAATGCTATCGGCTTGCCTCCGACACCGTCAGGGACCGGGAGCCCGAGTTCTCCCAGTATTGTGGGGGTAACATC
The sequence above is a segment of the Desulfomonile tiedjei DSM 6799 genome. Coding sequences within it:
- a CDS encoding transketolase — its product is MNQPAAHIVAEGGLVSTAKQIRKIIIEESKRANVGHIGSALSIADIIAVLFGNELRLIGTDDPLRDRFILSKGHAALALYAALHLEGVLTEGQIQTYCKDGSMLGVHPEHRLRGIDFSTGSLGHGLSIGAGTALAARMKRFDYRTFVLVSDAECNEGALWETVMFAAHQKLSNLVAIVDDNGQQALGKTKDVLDLQPLAEKWDAFGWEVHVTDGHDTTCLREVFASLDTALGKPKVVICKTVCGKGVSFMEGKVAWHYLPLSDEQYLQALGEIEEASFS